The proteins below are encoded in one region of Bacillota bacterium:
- a CDS encoding zinc-binding dehydrogenase codes for MKTKAVRLYGKNDLRMEEFELPKVKDDEILARVVSDSICMSSYKAAIQGADHKRVPKDVDKNPIIIGHEFCGEIVEVGKKWHHKFKVGNKFSIQPALNLESNPYAAPGYTFQYIGGAATYIIIPNEVMEKNCLLNYDGEAYFYGSLAEPMSCIVGAFHASYHTTAGSYIHSMGIKKGGNMAILAGVGPMGLGAIDYVIHCDRRPGLLVVTDIDEARLKRAASIYTVEEAAKNGVTLKYVNTANVENVPEYLTSFTGGEGYDDVFVFAPVRAVVEQGDKILGKDGCLNFFAGPTNPNFTAELNFYNVHYNSTHIVGTSGGNTDDMVESLEMMEKGLINPAAMVTHIGGLDSVVETTLKLPNIPGGKKLIYTNIQMELTAIADFEEKGKIEPLFAKLAEIVKNNNGLWCVEAEKYLLTHAKAI; via the coding sequence ATGAAAACAAAAGCAGTGAGGCTATATGGAAAAAATGATCTAAGGATGGAAGAGTTTGAACTTCCTAAGGTTAAAGATGATGAAATCCTGGCCAGGGTAGTTTCAGACAGTATATGCATGTCCTCTTACAAGGCAGCAATACAGGGTGCCGACCATAAAAGAGTGCCGAAGGATGTGGATAAGAACCCTATTATAATAGGGCATGAATTTTGCGGGGAAATAGTGGAAGTAGGGAAAAAATGGCATCACAAATTCAAGGTGGGAAACAAGTTTTCCATCCAACCTGCCCTGAATCTGGAGAGCAACCCCTATGCTGCTCCCGGATATACATTCCAATATATTGGGGGAGCTGCCACTTATATAATAATACCTAACGAAGTTATGGAAAAGAATTGCCTTTTGAATTATGACGGTGAAGCCTACTTTTACGGTTCTCTTGCTGAACCCATGTCCTGTATAGTGGGTGCGTTCCATGCCAGTTATCATACCACGGCAGGTTCATATATACACAGCATGGGTATTAAAAAAGGGGGTAATATGGCTATATTGGCAGGTGTAGGGCCAATGGGACTTGGTGCTATTGACTATGTTATTCATTGTGACAGGAGGCCTGGACTTCTTGTCGTAACCGACATAGATGAAGCCAGGTTAAAAAGGGCGGCTTCTATTTATACTGTTGAAGAAGCCGCGAAAAATGGTGTTACCCTCAAATACGTAAACACAGCCAATGTAGAAAACGTTCCGGAATACCTTACCTCTTTTACAGGCGGGGAAGGATATGATGATGTTTTTGTATTTGCTCCTGTAAGGGCAGTTGTTGAACAGGGAGACAAAATACTGGGCAAGGACGGGTGCTTAAACTTTTTTGCAGGACCTACAAATCCTAACTTTACGGCAGAATTGAACTTCTATAACGTGCATTACAACTCGACCCATATTGTAGGCACAAGTGGAGGAAATACCGATGATATGGTTGAGTCCCTGGAAATGATGGAGAAGGGTTTGATAAACCCTGCAGCAATGGTTACTCATATAGGAGGCCTTGACAGTGTTGTTGAAACTACATTAAAATTACCGAATATACCAGGCGGGAAGAAACTGATTTACACTAATATCCAAATGGAACTTACGGCCATAGCTGATTTTGAGGAAAAAGGAAAGATAGAACCTCTTTTCGCAAAGTTGGCTGAAATTGTTAAGAACAACAATGGTTTGTGGTGTGTAGAAGCTGAAAAGTATTTGTTGACGCATGCCAAAGCTATATAA
- the lipA gene encoding lipoyl synthase, with protein sequence MYEQKPDWLRIRIQGDSKYAEVENILRKLSLNTVCEEANCPNRMECFNRKTATFMILGRTCTRNCTFCNVEKNKPQPVDKDEPLHIAHAVAELNLHHVVITSVTRDDLPDGGAGHFARVIEEIRNLDKKVVIEVLIPDFKGSREALAKVINAMPEIINHNIETVPRLYPSVRPMAVYERSLGLLGNVKEENSSIRTKSGIMLGLGEKRDEVIEVLEDLRSAGCDFLTIGQYLAPSKKHHPVVEYIHPDVFEEYKSIGYEMGFKYVASGPLVRSSYMAEKALENK encoded by the coding sequence ATGTACGAACAAAAACCCGATTGGCTGAGAATCAGGATACAGGGGGACAGCAAGTATGCAGAGGTGGAAAACATCCTGAGGAAGTTATCCCTTAATACAGTGTGTGAAGAGGCCAACTGTCCAAACAGGATGGAGTGTTTTAACAGAAAAACTGCCACATTCATGATACTAGGGAGAACATGTACAAGGAACTGCACTTTTTGCAACGTGGAAAAAAACAAGCCTCAGCCGGTTGATAAAGATGAGCCCCTGCATATAGCCCATGCCGTTGCAGAACTAAACCTGCACCATGTGGTAATAACTTCTGTTACCAGGGATGACCTGCCTGATGGAGGAGCCGGGCATTTTGCAAGGGTAATTGAGGAAATCAGGAACCTGGATAAAAAGGTTGTAATAGAGGTATTGATACCGGATTTTAAAGGAAGCAGGGAAGCTCTCGCCAAAGTAATAAATGCCATGCCTGAAATAATCAACCATAATATTGAAACGGTACCCAGACTTTATCCCTCAGTAAGGCCTATGGCTGTTTATGAAAGGTCACTGGGTTTGCTTGGAAATGTCAAAGAGGAAAATAGCAGCATCCGGACAAAATCCGGTATTATGCTGGGGTTGGGTGAAAAAAGGGATGAAGTGATTGAGGTTTTGGAGGACTTAAGGAGCGCAGGCTGTGATTTCTTAACAATAGGGCAATATCTTGCCCCTTCTAAAAAACACCACCCTGTAGTTGAATATATACATCCCGATGTATTTGAGGAGTATAAAAGCATAGGCTATGAGATGGGTTTTAAATACGTGGCTTCCGGGCCTCTTGTAAGAAGCTCCTATATGGCCGAAAAAGCACTTGAAAATAAATGA
- a CDS encoding 2-oxo acid dehydrogenase subunit E2: protein MAIPVIMPKQGQTVESCIIAKWHKKKGDQVKAGDILFTYETDKATFDEEAKEDGILLEIFFEEGDDVPVLTNVCVIGREGDDVSEFDPRTQIGREDKVTKTTVADKVGVEGEGEAYAANVAANVAADAAIEAAADTAADAAKQQGIGTGGETGFIRSDTGDGKIGISPRARNLAEKAGIDYRYAKPTGPHGRIIERDIISLMEKGPVFTFAAKDESLKSETKIVEEGSGIGGRITTGDLGRVQSESQVAAHASYSPGVVPGEAEFTEVKLTNIRKVIAKAMHHSLSSTAQLTLNTTFDATEILEYRKKLKENKEKLGLRNITINDIVLFAVSRTLPGHKPLNAHFLDDRMLLFNVVHLGVAVDTERGLMVPTIFYANHKSLNEISAEVKELAEECQKGTINPDLLKGGTFTVTNLGMLDIESFTPVLNPPQTGILGVNNIVQRVKEVNGQYVYYPAMGLSLTFDHRAVDGAPAARFLKDLKTNLENFSILLAK from the coding sequence ATGGCTATACCAGTAATCATGCCCAAGCAGGGGCAAACAGTCGAAAGCTGTATTATTGCAAAGTGGCATAAAAAGAAGGGTGACCAGGTAAAAGCCGGGGATATTCTATTTACATATGAGACCGACAAGGCTACCTTCGATGAAGAAGCTAAAGAAGATGGAATACTTCTTGAGATATTTTTTGAGGAGGGTGACGATGTACCGGTACTAACAAATGTTTGCGTAATCGGCCGGGAAGGAGATGATGTTTCAGAGTTTGACCCCCGCACACAAATCGGCCGGGAGGATAAGGTGACTAAGACAACGGTAGCAGATAAGGTTGGTGTTGAAGGGGAAGGGGAAGCATATGCGGCAAATGTAGCAGCAAATGTAGCGGCAGATGCGGCGATAGAGGCGGCAGCAGATACAGCGGCAGATGCAGCGAAACAGCAAGGCATAGGCACAGGTGGAGAAACCGGTTTCATTAGAAGCGATACCGGCGACGGAAAGATTGGAATTTCGCCAAGGGCTAGAAATCTTGCTGAAAAAGCGGGGATTGACTACCGTTATGCAAAACCCACGGGACCTCACGGAAGAATAATTGAAAGAGATATTATTTCTTTAATGGAAAAAGGTCCTGTTTTTACTTTTGCAGCTAAAGATGAAAGCCTGAAATCCGAAACAAAAATTGTTGAGGAAGGTAGCGGCATAGGAGGAAGAATAACAACCGGTGATTTAGGAAGAGTACAATCAGAATCCCAAGTGGCAGCACATGCATCTTATTCACCTGGAGTTGTGCCAGGAGAGGCGGAGTTTACTGAAGTAAAACTTACCAATATAAGAAAAGTAATAGCAAAGGCAATGCACCATTCCTTGTCTTCAACAGCCCAACTTACCTTGAATACTACCTTTGATGCTACTGAAATACTGGAATACAGGAAGAAACTAAAGGAGAACAAAGAAAAATTAGGACTCCGGAATATAACTATTAATGATATAGTACTTTTTGCAGTATCCAGGACCTTACCTGGACATAAACCATTAAACGCCCATTTCCTCGATGACAGGATGTTGCTATTCAATGTTGTCCATTTGGGAGTGGCTGTTGATACTGAAAGGGGTTTAATGGTACCTACTATATTCTATGCAAATCATAAATCACTAAACGAGATATCTGCTGAAGTTAAAGAACTTGCTGAAGAATGCCAGAAGGGTACAATCAATCCCGACCTGCTAAAAGGAGGCACTTTCACTGTAACAAACCTGGGCATGTTAGACATAGAATCCTTTACCCCGGTCTTAAATCCTCCACAAACAGGTATCCTTGGAGTCAATAATATTGTTCAACGTGTTAAGGAAGTTAACGGCCAGTATGTTTATTATCCTGCAATGGGGTTATCCCTGACATTTGACCACAGGGCGGTGGATGGTGCTCCTGCGGCAAGATTCCTCAAGGATTTAAAAACAAACCTCGAAAATTTCAGTATTTTACTGGCGAAGTAA
- a CDS encoding helix-turn-helix domain-containing protein yields MIKILLVDDEPIVLEVLKQKVPWKMFDMEIIGLAYDGYTALSFIAQNDVDIVFTDVKMPHMDGYILIEKALAIKPDTKFVVLSSYSDFHLVKKSFQAGALDYVLKEDIDSTNMLDALERYKQLVLETPKRKKYLETYFRETAQKNTTLKLNSQYIVLVINHCQNKYEDCIKLNLKNMEQEYSIIWLVFLKGIIVVFDIASFKVSSKENLLFRKIQNIVREQILKETTHNYLVGISDIGTLHTLDSLCTQAIERIESLKFYLDDKFFHESQFSSSEIYEVNTIKFKDDLRYHINNIDFNKVKEVLISFLELLKFHRIDKKVVLEVTLELYLYLINHIFDLGLLPNKFKGDSIHVKQQISNFTSFTQLEKWISNQINEIENYFLSLKGTQPITLIKLYLEQNFGKNLSLREIAQKFGFNESYLSRKFASETGVRIKEYISLLRLEKAKKLLTTTNMKMTEISEKVGYANVEHFSRVFKKYIGVSPILYKNSSKL; encoded by the coding sequence ATGATCAAAATTTTGCTGGTAGACGATGAACCCATTGTGTTAGAGGTATTAAAACAGAAAGTTCCATGGAAAATGTTTGATATGGAAATCATTGGCCTTGCTTACGATGGATATACTGCTTTATCATTTATAGCACAAAATGATGTTGATATTGTTTTCACTGATGTAAAAATGCCTCATATGGATGGATACATTTTAATTGAAAAGGCTCTGGCAATTAAGCCCGATACCAAATTTGTTGTTTTAAGCTCCTATAGTGATTTTCATCTTGTAAAAAAGTCTTTTCAAGCCGGTGCACTTGATTATGTTCTAAAAGAGGATATTGATTCAACAAACATGCTTGATGCGCTTGAACGTTATAAACAACTAGTTCTGGAAACACCAAAGAGAAAAAAATATTTAGAAACTTACTTTAGAGAAACAGCACAAAAGAATACTACTCTGAAGTTAAATAGTCAGTATATAGTTTTAGTAATTAATCACTGTCAAAATAAGTATGAGGATTGTATAAAGTTAAATCTAAAAAATATGGAACAGGAATATTCCATCATATGGCTAGTATTCCTTAAAGGGATTATAGTGGTTTTTGACATTGCTAGTTTCAAGGTTTCCTCAAAAGAAAATCTATTATTTAGAAAAATACAAAACATTGTAAGGGAACAAATTCTCAAAGAAACGACCCACAATTACTTAGTTGGAATTAGCGATATTGGAACACTGCATACATTAGATTCGTTATGCACACAGGCAATTGAACGAATCGAATCTCTAAAATTCTATCTTGATGATAAATTCTTCCATGAAAGTCAATTTTCATCTAGCGAGATCTATGAGGTAAATACTATAAAATTCAAGGATGACCTGCGTTATCATATAAACAACATAGATTTTAATAAAGTTAAAGAAGTATTGATTAGCTTTTTGGAATTACTAAAATTCCATCGGATTGATAAAAAAGTTGTATTGGAAGTAACATTAGAGCTATATTTATACCTTATCAACCATATTTTCGATCTTGGACTTCTTCCAAACAAATTCAAAGGGGATAGTATCCATGTAAAACAACAAATCAGCAACTTTACTTCCTTTACCCAATTAGAAAAGTGGATCTCGAACCAAATTAATGAAATAGAGAACTATTTCTTATCATTAAAAGGTACACAACCAATCACTCTAATAAAACTTTATCTTGAGCAAAATTTTGGAAAGAATTTATCACTTAGAGAAATTGCACAAAAGTTTGGATTCAATGAGAGTTATTTAAGTAGAAAATTCGCAAGTGAAACCGGAGTCCGAATCAAAGAGTATATTAGTCTTTTGCGGTTAGAAAAAGCTAAAAAGCTTTTGACAACTACAAATATGAAAATGACAGAAATATCCGAGAAAGTTGGTTATGCAAATGTAGAACATTTTTCAAGAGTTTTTAAAAAATATATTGGTGTATCTCCAATTCTATATAAGAATAGTAGCAAGCTATGA
- the lipB gene encoding lipoyl(octanoyl) transferase LipB, giving the protein MKKINVAKLGMVDYQESLELQEKMMKEVQSGEREDILLLVEHPPVLTIGRSGKYSNIIVPEDVLKSSGVNIYEVSRGGDVTYHGPGQIVGYPVMDLKRHGRDIKDFVWKIEEVFIRLLKKEYGIEAHREEKKYTGVWIGEEKITAIGIAVKHWVTMHGFAFNVNTDLEHFKWIIPCGLADRGVTSLKKITGVHQDFERLNDLVIDYFCQIFNLEYEEEIIQ; this is encoded by the coding sequence ATGAAAAAGATAAATGTTGCAAAACTGGGAATGGTGGACTACCAGGAATCCCTTGAGCTTCAGGAAAAGATGATGAAGGAGGTACAATCAGGTGAAAGGGAAGATATATTGTTGCTGGTGGAACACCCCCCGGTACTTACCATAGGAAGAAGCGGAAAATATAGTAACATAATAGTGCCTGAAGATGTACTGAAATCCAGTGGCGTTAACATATACGAAGTGAGCCGGGGTGGAGATGTTACCTACCACGGCCCCGGACAGATAGTGGGTTATCCGGTTATGGATTTGAAGAGACATGGAAGGGATATAAAAGACTTTGTTTGGAAAATTGAGGAGGTATTTATCCGGCTTCTCAAGAAAGAATATGGTATTGAAGCCCACAGGGAAGAAAAAAAGTATACCGGCGTATGGATAGGGGAAGAAAAAATTACTGCTATAGGGATTGCAGTAAAACACTGGGTTACCATGCACGGTTTTGCATTTAATGTAAACACGGACCTCGAGCATTTCAAGTGGATAATACCATGCGGACTTGCAGACAGGGGAGTAACATCGCTTAAGAAAATAACAGGGGTTCATCAGGATTTTGAAAGATTAAACGATTTGGTTATTGATTATTTTTGCCAAATATTCAATCTTGAGTATGAAGAGGAGATTATACAATAA
- a CDS encoding type II toxin-antitoxin system Phd/YefM family antitoxin: protein MNMEKENKVVITATELKSNLGKYLDYVCDDNEVVITKNGKKVVRMTPYITDIERYFTVREKAPDYQYGGKKVSYEEFMEIYEKSDLRMEYINGEIVLLSSPSTYHQDISGNLYILLRNYLKGKPCKVFYSPFDVHFYKKDFKDPDVMQPDLLIACDLEHTVDERGRYMGTPTLVVEILSPGTRSKDMVDKLNTYMLSGVKEFWVVDPEGRTVLVYGFKDFQIDSFVTYKNSEVVKSYWFDGLQAPLKEVFES from the coding sequence ATGAATATGGAAAAGGAAAATAAAGTGGTAATCACAGCCACAGAATTGAAGTCCAACCTTGGGAAATACCTGGATTATGTATGTGATGATAACGAGGTAGTAATTACAAAAAACGGCAAGAAAGTAGTTCGCATGACACCGTATATTACGGATATTGAGAGGTATTTTACCGTACGGGAAAAAGCTCCGGATTATCAGTACGGTGGAAAAAAGGTATCCTATGAAGAATTCATGGAAATTTATGAAAAAAGCGATCTGCGTATGGAGTACATCAATGGGGAGATTGTCCTGTTGTCGTCCCCAAGCACCTATCATCAGGATATTTCCGGAAATCTATATATCCTGTTAAGAAATTATCTGAAGGGAAAGCCTTGTAAGGTATTCTATTCACCTTTTGATGTACACTTTTATAAAAAAGATTTTAAAGATCCGGATGTGATGCAGCCTGATTTGCTTATTGCCTGTGACTTGGAGCATACTGTGGACGAAAGGGGGCGGTATATGGGAACACCAACGCTGGTGGTAGAGATATTATCGCCTGGTACCAGGTCTAAAGACATGGTAGATAAATTGAATACTTATATGCTGTCGGGTGTAAAGGAATTCTGGGTAGTAGACCCTGAGGGAAGAACCGTACTGGTTTACGGGTTCAAAGATTTTCAGATTGACTCGTTTGTAACGTATAAAAACAGTGAAGTTGTAAAATCGTATTGGTTTGATGGCCTGCAGGCACCACTCAAAGAGGTATTTGAATCATAA
- the lpdA gene encoding dihydrolipoyl dehydrogenase, producing the protein MVYDLIVIGGGPAGYLGAERAGQAGLNTLLIEKRALGGVCLNEGCIPSKTLLYSAKMYDNARYSEKYGVVSENVKFNHDKVIERKNKVVRTLVAGIKAQLKKSNVTILEGTGEIAGRSSEGYEVRINNESFIGKRLLIATGSMPILPSIPGVKEGMEKGFVLTNREILDIKEVPGSLVIVGGGVIGLEMASYFNSAGSKVTIIEMLDHIAGNNEREISDILMKTYEKKGIVFKLSSKVVEVKEGMVLYEYNRERASVEADKILMSIGRKPVVDGYGLERIGVEIENGRIKVDERGRTNVPGVYAAGDVNGYSMLAHTAYREAEVCINNILGKKDVMRYNAIPYVIYTNPEVAGVGETEETARQKGIEVEVSKISMRYSGRYLAENEGGDGICKILIDKKYRRLVGLHMIGNYSSEIIYGTAAMIEMEMRVDDIKEIVFPHPTVSEIIREGIFYL; encoded by the coding sequence ATGGTATATGATTTAATAGTCATCGGAGGCGGTCCTGCAGGCTACCTCGGTGCAGAAAGGGCAGGGCAGGCAGGGCTGAATACGCTTTTAATAGAGAAAAGGGCATTGGGGGGAGTTTGCCTTAACGAAGGATGTATTCCATCCAAAACCCTGTTGTATTCGGCAAAGATGTACGATAATGCCAGGTATAGTGAGAAATACGGAGTAGTATCGGAAAATGTAAAATTTAACCATGACAAAGTTATCGAGAGAAAAAACAAAGTGGTAAGAACCCTTGTTGCAGGAATCAAGGCTCAACTTAAAAAAAGCAATGTCACCATATTAGAAGGGACGGGAGAGATAGCCGGAAGAAGCAGCGAAGGGTATGAAGTAAGGATAAATAACGAAAGCTTTATTGGTAAAAGGCTTCTTATTGCAACAGGCTCCATGCCCATATTGCCCTCAATTCCTGGGGTTAAAGAGGGGATGGAAAAGGGCTTTGTCCTCACTAACAGGGAAATACTGGACATAAAAGAAGTGCCCGGCTCCCTGGTAATTGTAGGGGGAGGGGTTATAGGCCTTGAGATGGCTTCCTATTTCAATTCTGCCGGAAGCAAGGTCACAATTATTGAGATGCTGGATCACATTGCCGGCAATAATGAGAGAGAAATATCGGATATTTTGATGAAAACCTATGAAAAAAAGGGAATTGTATTTAAGTTAAGCTCGAAAGTTGTTGAGGTAAAAGAGGGGATGGTCCTTTATGAATATAATAGAGAAAGAGCCTCGGTTGAAGCCGATAAGATTTTAATGAGTATAGGAAGGAAGCCGGTAGTGGATGGCTATGGACTTGAAAGGATTGGCGTTGAGATTGAAAATGGACGTATAAAGGTGGATGAAAGAGGCCGAACCAATGTACCGGGAGTCTATGCCGCAGGGGATGTGAATGGCTATTCAATGCTTGCCCATACCGCCTATAGGGAAGCTGAAGTATGTATAAACAACATCCTTGGTAAAAAGGATGTTATGCGGTACAATGCCATTCCTTACGTCATATATACAAATCCTGAGGTTGCAGGCGTTGGTGAAACTGAGGAAACAGCCAGGCAAAAGGGAATAGAGGTCGAGGTTTCCAAAATATCAATGAGGTATAGCGGAAGATACCTTGCTGAAAATGAAGGTGGGGATGGTATTTGTAAAATCCTTATAGATAAGAAATACCGGAGGCTGGTTGGCCTTCACATGATTGGTAACTATTCATCGGAGATTATATACGGCACAGCTGCTATGATTGAGATGGAGATGAGGGTTGATGACATTAAGGAAATTGTATTCCCTCATCCAACAGTGTCGGAGATTATAAGGGAAGGCATATTTTACTTATAA